A stretch of DNA from Thermanaerosceptrum fracticalcis:
ATGAACGCAGCCGGAGTAAAGGATGAGCAGATTACTATAGTCATCGCTTTGGGTACTCACCGTGATATGACGGACAGGGAAATTTTAGACAAGTTCGGTGAAGAAGTAGTCCGCCGGGTAAAGATTGTGAATCATGATTATAAAAGTGCAAAAGCCTTGGTGGACCTGGGAATGACGGATAACGGGACCCCCGTCTCTATCAATAAGCTGGTTTATGAGGCGGACTTTAAAATAGGGGTAGGCAGCATCGTGCCCCACCATATTCCCGGCTATGCCGGCGGGGCTAAAATTGTGCAGCCCGGTGTTTCCGGGGAAATAACCACAGGCAGCACCCATTTGTTGAGTGTGCGGGCCCCCCGCTCCCTCTTAGGCGTGGAAGATAATCAGGTGCGCCGTGAGTTAAACAAGATTGCCAGAACCATCGGCATGCATACTATTTTTAACACGGTTTTGGACAGAAACGGTAAGGTGATTCAGGGCTTTTTCGGAGATATTGAAGAAGCCTTTAAGGCCGGGGTAGAGGTGAGTAAGGCTGTCTATATGGTAAGAGTTCCCCAGGAAGCGGACATTGTCCTGGCCAGCTCTCATCCCTGTGACCTGGAGTTTTGGCAGGCCCATAAAACCCTTTATGCTGCCGACAGGGCGGTAAAGGAGAAAGGAATCATTATTGTAGTTACACCCTGCCCCGAAGGTGTAGCCAAAACCCACCAGGAAATGGTGGAGTATGCGGGACTGTCATCCGTTACCATCAAAAAAATGTTTGATGACGGGCTGATCGAGGATTCTGTGGCTGCTGCCTTAGCCATTGCCTGGGCCCAGGTGCGGGAAAGGGAACAAGTATATATTGTTTCCGGCGGAGTTTCCCATGAGGCCGCCAGGAAATTGGGCTTTGTGCCTTTCAACACGGTGGAAGAAGCTCTTAACCACGCTCTCCGGGAAGTGGGGAAAGAGGCAAAAATTGCAGTTCTCACCCATGCCCCCGATACCTTGCCAGTAATAGATGCTTAATTTTTGGAATCTTGTTTAAACATAAAATACTTCAAAATTTACTGGAAAGGGGGGATTGGGGTCAATTAGCTGATTTTTTCACTATTTTTGCTGATAAAAAAGGAGGAGGAAGAGTGATGAAAAAGTTTTTGAGTTTCCTGTTAATTGCCATGTTAGTCCTGACTTTAGCAGGTTGCGGACAGAAAGCGCCTGCCCCTGCGGCCAATGCTCCTAAGGAGGAACCTAAAGCCCAAACCATTCGGATAGCTCATACCCTGGCTCCCGAGTCCCATTACCATAAAGGTCTGGAAAAATTTGCCTCCATTCTCGAACAAAAATCAGGCGGCAAACTAAAAGCCCAGATTTTCCACAGTGCCCAGTTAGGCAGTGAACGTGATGCTATCGAGGGTGTATCCATGGGTACTCTGGAAGCTACCCTGGTTTCTACTGCTCCTCTGGCTAACTTCTCTAAGAAGTTCATGGTCTTCGATCTGCCCTTTATCATTCAGGACAGAGCAGTAGCCTTTGCTGCCATGGACGGCGAGATGGGTAAAGGTATGCTCGCTTCTTTGGAAGCCAAAGGAATTAAAGGTTTAGGCTTCTGGGAAAACGGCTTTAGAATGCTGACAAACAGTAAAAAAGCCATCAACACTCCCGCAGATATCGCCGGCCTGAAAATCCGCTTGATGGAAAACCCCGTTCACGTGGAAACCTTTAAGGTTCTGGGTGCTCAGCCTGTGCCCATGCCTTTTGGCGAATTATTTACCTCCTTACAGCAAAAAACTGTTGACGGTCAGGAAAACCCCCTTGTCATTATCTACACCAGTAAGTTTTATGAAGTACAGAAGCACCTGGCTTTAACCGGGCACTTCTATGCACCGGCTGCTTTCCTGGTAAGCAAATCCTTCTATGACAAGTTGTCTCCTGAACTACAAAAGGCCCTTTCCGAAGCAGAACAGGAAGCCCGTAAATGGGAAAGAGAATACTGCATCAACCTGGAAAAAGACCTGGTTGCCAAGTTGAAAGAAAAGGGTATGGAAGTTACCACACCTGATAAGAAAGCTTTACAGGAAGCTACCAAGTCCGTTTATGAGAAGTTTAAGGCTGAAATCGGGGAAGATGTCATCAACGCTTTATTGAAGAAATAATGAAGTACAATAGGGAACGGAGACTCGTAGGTTTCCTGCGGGTCTCTCTTTCTCCTTAGGGGGTGAATGGTTTTGGCAAAATTTTTTGACCGTATCGAAGAGTATTTATTAATTATTCTCTTTCCCATCATGACCATCGTTGTTTTCGCTGCCACTGTGTCCCGTTATTTTCAACTGGTGCCTATGCCCTGGTCCGAGGAACTGGCCAGGTATATCATGGTTTGGATGGCATACATCGGGGCCAGTTTGGGTGTGAAGCGGAATGCCCATTTAGGCGTGGAGGTGGTTGTCAACTTGCTGCCGTCCGGCCTGAAAAAGATTGCTGATATCATCAGGGTTGCGATAGTGGTCTTGTTTAGTGCTTTGATTGTCTATTTTTCCTATAAAATCATTATGCACCAGATTAACATCAAACAAACTTCGCCAGCCCTCTTTATGCCCATTTGGATTGCTTACCTGGCCGTACCGGTAGGCTGCCTGATGATGAGTGTACGCCTGATCCAGGGGACATTTTTTGTAACAAAAAAAGCGGATTAAGTCAGGATGGAAAGAGGTGAGAGATTATGATGTCCCTGTTATTGTTCGGTACGCTCCTTGTACTGCTGGTCTTAAATATTCCCATAGGGGTTGCTTTAGGCCTGTCCTCCATTACAGCCCTGGTCTTTGGCAATATGCCCACACCTCCTTTAGTTGTGGCCCAGCGCATGTTTACAGCCGTGGACTCGTTTCCCTTTATGGCTATTCCTTTCTTTATGCTGGCCGGCGGACTAATGGAAAGCGGCGGGATTTCCCGGCGTCTCATCAGCTTTGCTAAAGCCTGTGTGGGTACAGTTCCGGGGGGTCTGGGTATTATTACCATTGTAGCCTCTGCCTTTTTCGGTGCCATTTCAGGTTCAAACCCTGCCACTGTGGCGGCCATCGGGGGAATTATGATTCCGGCCATGATTAAAGCAGGATATCCCAGGGATTTTGCGGCGGCCGTGGCCGCTGCTGGGGGGACATTAGGGGTTATCATACCTCCCAGTATTCCCATGGTTACTTATGGTGTAGTGGCCAGTGTTTCTATCGGAACATTGTTTATGGCTGGTTTTATTCCAGGGGTTATCATTGCCTTATGCTTAATCGGGGTTATCTATTTTTATGCGCTAAAACTGGATTTACCCAAAGGGGAACCCACAAATTTGAAGCTGTTCGTCTCATCTTTCAAAGAAGCTATCCTGGCTCTGGTGATGCCTATTATCATCCTGGGCGGTATTTACGGCGGTGTGTTTACACCTACGGAAGCCGCTGCTGTAGCAGTAGTCTACTCATTCATTGTCAGTATTTTTATCTACAAGGAGTTGACCATCAAAGATTTGGGCCCTGTTATTGTTAAGGCAGGGGTGAGCACATCCGTTGTACTCTTTGTGATTGCCACATCGGCGTCCTTCTCCTGGCTGATCACCAGCGCCCAAATCCCGGCCAAGGTTACAGCGGCCATGATGAGCCTGTCTACGAATGCTGTGGTAATTACCTTATTGATCAACCTGATTCTCTTATTCTTAGGGACCTTTTTAGAGACCCAGGCCATTATTCTTTTAGTGGCGCCCATTCTCTTGCCCTTAGCCGTGCAGTTGGGCATTGATCCCATTGTCCTGGGGATTATCATGGTTGTGAACACTTCTGTAGGGATGATAACCCCGCCTATGGCCGTTAATTTATTTGTGGCCTGCGGTATTTCCAACCTGAAAGTAGAACAAATCAGCCGCAGGATTGTGCCTTTCTTAATCATCGAAATAATTCTTGTTCTAATCCTCTCCAACTTACCCCAGATCGTTATGTTCCTGCCGAATTTGCTGGGTAAGTAAAGTCTGGCCTGTTTAATAGCAATCTGTAAAAGAGGTGTTCAATGATGCGGCGCAGCCAAAGAATTCTAACCCGTCCGGAATGGAGCATCAACAGGGCTTACTATAAAGCCATGGGCTATTCAGACACTGACCTGGAAAAACCCATGATTGGTATAGCCAATGCCTGGAGTACCACAGTGCCTGGCCATTACAACCTGCGCCAGGTGGCGGAAGCTGTAAAAGAAGGCATCAGGCAGGCGGGGGGAACCCCTGTGGAATTTGGGGTAATCGGGGCCTGTGACGGCATTGCGGAAGGCCATGAAGGCATGAGGTATATCCTGCCTACGCGGGATATTATCGCTCACAGCATTGAGCTGATGGTCCAGGCCCATCAATATGATGGCATTGTTTTACTGGGTTCCTGTGATAAAATTGTGCCCGGTATGCTGATGGCTGCGGCCAGGCTGGATCTACCCGCTATCTTCGTCAATGGGGGGCCCATGTTAGGTGGTCCTGTCCTTCATGGTCGCAAGGCAGATACCACTTCTATCATTGAAGCCGTGGGAAGGTTAAAGCAGGGGGAGATTAACGAAGAGGAATTAGTCAGGATGGAGGATTCCTGTGCGCCTACCTGTGGTTCCTGCTCCTTTTTGGGAACGGCCAACACCATGTGCTGTATTGCCGAAGCCCTGGGGATGTCTTTGACGGGGAGCGCTATGGTACCGGCAGTATATAATGACAGGTTGAAAGTAGCCCAGGAATCGGGGCGTGTTATCGTGAGCCTGGTGGAAAAAAATCTTACAGCCAGAAAAATCATTACCCGTGAGTCCATTGAAAATGCCGTCAGACTGAATGCGGCCATCGGTGGTTCGACCAATGCCGCTCTTCATCTTCCAGCTATTGCCTATGAAGCTAAAATTCCTTTGGATATGGAGCTTTTTGATATCCTCAGTCGTTCTACTCCCTTGATTGCCAAAATGAATCCTGCTGCACCCCTCAATGTCATTGATTTCTATGAAGCAGGAGGCGTACCGGCTGTGATGGAAGAGATTGCAAATCTTTTACATACAGGTGCCATGACTGTCACCGGTAAGACCATCGGGGAAAACATTAAGGGAAGTAAATCTACCAATCCGGCGGTAATTAAAACTTTCCGGGAACCCTTTAGCCCTATGGGCGGGCTGGCTGTTCTTTATGGAAGTTTAGCCCCCAATTCTGCCGTAACCAAACCAGCGGCCATCAATCCTAATATGCTTACTTTTAAAGGGTCGGCCCGGGTTTTCGATTCGGAAGAAGAGGCCAACCAGGCTATCCTTAATAAAGCCATTAACCCCGGTGAGGTTATTGTCATTCGCTATGAAGGGCCCAAGGGCGGCCCCGGTATGCCGGAAATGTTCAAGGCCATGAAATTGCTCTATGGTTTGGGGCTGGCGGATAAAGTAGCCCTGGTCACTGATGGTAGATTCTCCGGCACTAACAATGGATGTTTTGTGGGCCATATCTCCCCGGAGGCGGCAGAAGGGGGACCAATAGCTTTGGTGCAAGACGGAGATTTAATTGAGATCGATATACCTGGGCGCAAACTTGAGCTTCTGGTAGATCCCGAAGAGCTGGAGAAAAGAAAAGAGAACTGGCGTCCGGTGCCTCCCCGGGTTACGGAAGGTTATTTGTATCTTTACAGCAAACTGGCTGAGTCTGCCGATAAAGGCGCCATCATCAAGCACCGTGCTGAATAAGGGGAAAACTTATTTGGCAGGAAGGGTGGCAAACCCATGATGGCCAGTGGTATACTTTTGTATATGAAGGAAGGCCCGGGACGAATACTGAAAAGTATCCCGGGTCTTATGCTGTACAAAGATTAGATTAAAGACAGAGGTGACACTGTGTAAAATGGATTCCGGCTTAATCCAATTTGTTGTAGAATCAGACAGGGAAGAGATGGCCCTGGGCGATTATCTTCACAATGTAAAACACATTTCGGCCAAAGCCCTGACCAGGTTAAAGCATCACGGCCAGGTTTTAGTCAATAATGAGCTCTTCCTCCTCAAGGACAGGATTAAAGCGGGAGACCGTATATCCCTCATCTATCCCCCTCAGCACGCCAGTGAATACTTGCAGCCGGAATACCTTCCCTTTAACATTATTTATGAAGATCAGGATGTGCTGGTGGTAAACAAGGAGGCAGGCCTTTGTGTCCATCCCACCAAAGGCCACCCCTGCGGGACCCTGGCTAATGGTATCCTGTATCACTGGGAGGCCAAAGGAGAAAGGGCCTATGTCCATTTTGTCAATCGCCTGGATAAAGACACTTCCGGGCTGGTGCTGGTGGCCAAGCATACTTACAGTGCCCAGCAGCTTTTTCGCCAGCAAAGGAAGGGAATGATTTCCCGGCGATATCTCGGTTTGGTGAAAGGTGTAATAACGGAAAAATCAGGTACAATTAACTTACCCATTGGACGCCTGCCGGGAAAAACCACCAAGCGCATCATTTCCCCGGAGGGACTGCCTGCAGTCACCCATTTTCAGGTGGTAGAAATCATCAACGGTTATACGTTGTTAAAATTAACCCTGGAAACAGGCAGGACTCATCAAATCCGGGTCCATTTGAGCCATCTGGGCTATCCTTTAGTAGGAGATGAGCTTTACGGGGGCGAAAGCTTCCTGGCCAGACGGCAGCTGCTCCATGCCTTTTGCTTAACCTTTACCCACCCCCGTTCAGGCGAAGAACTTAAGTTTAGTGTTCCTTGGCCAAAGGATATGGACCATATCATAAACAAACTTAAGAATAACATAATGAAATAAGTGTAAAGAGTATGTACAATTGTCGAATAATGTTATAATAGCATTACATTGATGTTACTATATCCTGGTTATAAGATAGAGGAGACTATGGCAAAATTTCTACAAACACATGGACGCCAGCTGCTGCACTTAGCTTTTTTTGTGGTATACTTAGCTTCCGTTATTACAAAAATACCTGTCTTAAACGTCATGCTGGCTATATTCTTACTGCTGTTAGTAGGACAAGCCGTGTTCGGTGCTTCTTCCTCGAACCAAAAGGTCTCGATGGCGTTATTCGCCCTGGGGGGCGCAAGCCTGGCCTTCGCGGGAGCTCCTTTCACAGACTGGCTCACGGCTTTAACTTTTAATGCCGGATTAGTCGCTTTGTTTGTGGCGCTGCCTTTCTTTTCCTTTTTGCTTTATTACGAAGATTATCAACAAGCCATTACGGATTTTTTCCAGAAATATGTCAGGGGGAAATCCGGTTTTAATATTCTTACGGCCTGGCTCTCCTTCATTCTCGGTGCCATTTTAAACCTGGCAGGTGTTCATATGTTATATCATCTCCTGGAGAAAAACGCCGGTGATTTTGAGAATAGAACAGGTTTTTACCAGGCTTTGGTGAGGGGAAATCTGGCCGGGGTGTTTTGGGCACCCAATTTCATGTCGGTAGCCGTTGTCTTGCAATATGTCCATATATCCTGGTTAAAAATTGCTCCCATGGGAGTTTTACTTTCTGTCTTGATGTTACTTTTTATTTCCCTTCTATTTATCATTGGTAATCGAAGGAATCAAACAAAAGCTTTTACGCAACCGAAACCTCTAGAATTTTCCTGGAAACCGCTGTTACATCTCTTAGTTGTTTATTTCGGCTTAATTTTTATGGTTAGTCTCTTTAATATTTTTACGCCCTATAAAATTCTTACGATTGTACCATTGGTCGCTTTGATCTACCCTCTGTTGTTAGCCCTTATCCAAAAGAAAATGGGTATTTACCTAAAACAGCTGGACCATTATTACCATTGTTCCCTGCTCAAGCTTAAGAATGAGGTTCTGCTCTTTGCTTCCGTAGGTTTTTTCGGTAAAGCCCTGGACATTACAGGCATAGGGGCTAAAGTTTCTGAGTATATACCTCTTGAGCAGGTTTCTCTTCCCGCGCTGGCTGTGTTTATTGTTATTTCCGGTATGGGTATTTTATCTTTAATAGGTATTCATCCCGTGGTAGCTATCTCTGCTTTGGCTGCTACCATAGGCTACAATACCCTGGGAATCTCTCCCCGGGCTTATGCTTATACATTGCTGTTAGGATATGCCGTTGCGGTGATGGCCTCGCCTTTTTCCGGGATGTCCCTGGTCATGTCAGGATTAACCGGGGAAAATCCCTGGAATGCCGTACCACGTTTTAATATTCTGTTTGCCCTGGCCGTCACTTTCGTGTATTCAATAATTTTACCCTTCATATGAGATGAAAAATATGGCAGAATAGTAATAGACCTTCCGCTGGGAAGGTCTATTTAATATCTGTTTGGGAGGAACTTCAATGAGTAACATCATCGAGGTCCAGGACCTGGTTAAGGAATTTTCCGGTGTCAAAGCTGTAAACGGGATAAGTTTTGAGGTTTCCCGGGGGGAAATCTTTGGTTTCCTGGGACCCAACGGAGCAGGTAAGTCTACAACCATGAAGATACTGGCCACCCTGCTAAAGCCTACCTCCGGTTACGCTGTCTTGAACGGGCTTGACATCAGGGCAAATCCCCAGGGTGTCCGCCAGTCCATTGGTATGGTCTTTCAGGAAACGACCCTTGATGAAAAACTGACGGCCAGGGAAAACCTCATGTTTCACGGGCTCTTATATAACATTCCCGGCAAGGCTTTGCGGGAAAGAATGACTAAAGTCCTGGGTATGGTGGAATTAACAGAGCGCCAGGATTCCCTGGTCCGTACTTTTTCGGGAGGAATGAAAAGGAGACTGGAGATTGCCCGGGGATTGATTCACTATCCCAAGGTCCTTTTTCTGGATGAGCCTACTGTGGGACTGGATCCTCAGACAAGGTCCCATATCTGGGAATATATCCACGATCTTAGAAAACGCGAAGGACTGACCATTTTTTTAACCACTCACTATATGGATGAGGCGGAAAACTGCGACCGCATTGCCATTATTGACCACGGGCAAATTGTGGCACTGGATACTCCTGCCGGTTTAAAGGCTCAAGTGGGCGGGGATTTGATCAGAATGGTAGTCAAAGATAAACACAGGATCAAGGAACTGCTGCAAGAAGAATTTTCCCTCAGCGCCCAGGAGTTTGGTGAGGAAGTACAAATAGAAACAGGGAACGGGGAGGAATTTATCCCTATTTTAATCAGTAAGTTTCCGGGACAGATTCAGGCCATTAGTCTAAGTCAACCTACCCTGGATGATGTTTTCCTTAAATTAACGGGTCGGGAGATCCGGGAAGAATTCGTTAACAGTAAATGGCTGGGTAAAGGACGGAGGTGGAGAAGGTGACGAGGGAACTTAAAGCAATTTATGTGATATGGCTCAGGGATGTGCTACGCTTTGTCAGGGAAAAACCCCGTATCATAGGCATGATTGGACAGCCGCTTCTTTACCTGTTAATCATGGGTAACGGGCTCTCCGCCGCTTTACGTCTCAATGATGCCCCTCCCGGTTTCAGTTATTTAGAGTTTATGTATCCCGGAATTATCGGGATGTCTGTCCTCTTCACTTCTGTTTATTCGGCTATTTCTATTGTTTGGGACAGGGAATTCGGGTTTCTCAAGGAAGTACTGGTGGCTCCCGTCCCCCGCTGGGCTGTGGCTGTAGGTAAAGCTTTGGGGGGAAGCACTATCTCCATGCTTCAGGCCACTATTCTCCTTATGATAGCACCATTTCTCGGGATTAAACTTACAGCGGGTACTGTCCTCTCCCTCTGGTGTGTTTTATTTATCATTGCTTTTTCCTTAACTTCTTTGGGTATTATTATTGCGTCACGGATGGAATCAATGGAAGGTTTTCAGATGATCATGAACTTCCTGGTAATGCCCCTCTTTTTCTTAAGCGGTGCCATGTTTCCCCTTAGGGGGGTTCAACCCTGGATGGAAAGCCTTATGCGTATCGACCCCCTCACTTACGGGGTTGATGCCATCCGCAATATCTTTTTTGCCCAGTCTCCTTACAGGGATATTATGGTTCAGTTTTCACTCGGAACCGATTTGCTGGTCATCAGCGGGATGGCCGTTGTTTTTATTCTTTTGGCAGCTTACTCCTTTTCTCATGCCAAGTAATGGCTACGCAAATTTCTACTTAACTCTCCAGCGTTTTTTCGTTATACTAAAGGAGTGAGTCTCTAACTTTCTAGGAAAGCGGTGTTGACTATTAACACACTGAGCAAGGAAATCAAAGAATGGATCATGACTATCCTTTTGGCAGTAGTGCTTGTGTTAATCATTAGAACTTTCGTAATGGACAGCCGGATTGTACCGACTACCTCCATGGTACCGACCATTATGCCCCAGGATAGATTGTTTGTCGAAAAGATAACCTACCGGTTTAGCGGCCTTCACCGGGGAGAAGTCATTGTCTTTAAACCTCCGGCCCAATCCGGCTTAAAAGAAGATTTAATTAAGAGGTTAATCGGGCTGCCCGGAGATACCATAGAAGTAAAAAACGGTAAACTCTATGTTAACGATGTAGCCCAAAATGAGCCATACCTGGCTGAACCCATTCAGTATTCCTTAAAGAAAGTCACGGTGCCGGAGAGCAAACTCTTCGTCCTAGGGGACAACCGCAACAGGTCTTATGATTCCCATGAGTGGGGGTTTGTGGACATTACCAGTGTGAAAGGTAAAGCCTTCGTCACCTATTGGCCCCTCCACAGGTTTAAAGTCTGGTAATAGAAAACACGAGCTGTTCGACTTCCGATATCCGTTATCGGACTTCGAATAATTAGTTTTATACTTTTTTCGAACGACGGGACTAAAAAGAGAGTGGCGCAGTTCAACTGTGGCACTCTCTTATCTTTTATCACTTATTAAAATCTATGGTTTCCATCATTTGCTTTTCCACACCTAAAAGGTGGTCATACATCCTCTCCCTGGCCAGGCGGGGGTTAGAGGCAGCGATGGCATCGTAAATTCCCTTATGTTCTTTATAAAGTCTTTCCGGAGTACCGGGGGTTAAATACAGGCGCTGCCGGCTGGTTCTCAGGCTCTGTTTCATAGTATCGGAGATGGTGTTCATTAAACGCAGCAAAATGGAATTATGGGCCGCTACGGCTATGGCAAAATGAAACTTATGGTCAGCCTCTTCCCCCAGTTTGTTCTGTTCCAGGTCGAGTTTCATTTGTTTTAGGGACTCTCCCATGATCTCAATTTCTTCCGGTGTACCCCGTTCGGCGGCCAGACCTGCTGTTTCTACTTCGAGAATTTTCCGTACTTCCAGGAGTTCCATAACAGTATCCTTTTCGATAGAAAGAATCAGAGCCAAGGGACCGATAATAGAATCTACAGTGGTTTGCCTGATAAAGGTTCCTTCACCGGGCCTTACTTCAATGAGGCCCATGATTTCCAGGGCGCTGAGAGCTTCCCGGACCGAAGCCCGACTGACTTTTAACTGCTCCGATAGTTCTCTTTCGGATAAGAGCTTGTCTCCAGGAGCCAGGTTACCTGAGTTAATCAAGTGGCGAATTTGTTCCACGATTTCTTCATAAATCTTCTTCGTCTTAATAGGCTTAAAGTCCATGATGCCAGCCTCCATTTATGATAATGTTAAAAAAGTATTCCGCTTAAATCAGAATTATATCCCTTATTATATACCAAAAACCGAAGAACGTGGGAGAGGCTGCCCACGTTCTTCTACTATAATCTTATCTATTTCTTTAAGATATCCTCATCCTTATTAAAAATATACCAGTTATGGTAAGACTGTCTCTTTCCATTGACGGCCCAGGCAGGGCTTTTGTTGCCTTAGGACCTTAGAAAGAGATATACTTTTATATGAAAAGGGCAAAGGAGGAGAGACCGGAAATGAAGAAAATCGGTTTTATTGGGACAGGCAGTCTCGGCTCTATGCTGATCAGGGGGTTTGTGAGAAACGGCGTCATCGGGCCTGAAAATATCAATGTTATCAACCGTTCACCGGAAAAACCCCTGCGGTTAAAAGAAGAGGGGTTTTCCCTCCGTATATATTCTAACTACCGGGAACTGATCAATGATTCTGAGATTATTTTTATCTGTGTAAAACCCAACGACTTACCCCAGGTCCTGGAAAGAACGGGAAGAGTGTTTCCACAAACAAAGCTCGTGGTTTCTACCCTCTTGGCACCTTCCCTGTCTGATTTGGAACAAATTATTGATGGGAAGCTGATCCGTATTTATCCCAGCGTAACCCAGAGTACAGGAAGAGGTGTCACCATTGTCACCTGGGGACAGGCCATTGGAAATCAAGACAGAACAGTATTTCTTCCTTATTTAAACGCTTTGGGCAAATATTATGTTCTTCCCGAAAATTTGTACAGAGCAGCGGGGGATATTACCAGCTGTGGACCGGCTTTCATGGCCGCCATGGTTGGGGCTCTCGCCGAGGAAGGTATCAAGCATGGCATTTCCCCGGAAATAGCGGGGGAGATGGCGGTGGAAACCATGCTGGGTACGGCCCTGTTGTTGCTGGAGCGAAAGTTGACTTTTAGCGAGCTTATCTCTCAGGTGGCAACTCCCGGGGGTTGTACGGCAGAAGGGTTAAAAATATTAGAGAAGAGTTTACCGGGCATCATGGACGAAATATATGAGGCTACCTGCAACAGGCAGGAGGCCGTCAGTGAAAGTGTCCGTAAGGCGTTATCCCATTAGACATACATGCCGCTATGCGTCACCAGCAGAATGATTAAATTATTTATTCAGGGTCTGCCACTACGTATCCCGAGCTGTGTATAGAACAAACTAAAGCTCCTTTCGGGAAAAAGCAGACCACCCTCGACAGTCCGTCCTAGACTGGCCTCGGGTTGGGTCTGACTTCCTATCATCCCCTCTGCTTTTTCTGCCTCAGTTCGCTAAGTTTGTTTGGCTATGCTCCGCTAGGGAACGTTTATGGCATACCCTTCATTACCCTTGATAATTTTAGATTAGGGAATCTTGTTTACACTATTTTTCAGGTGATAGAATTGTACAGTGTAACTTTCAGGCGAAATAGAGGTGTGTTGCCATGATCTTGGAGCATTCCCAGGAGTGGGTCTATCTTACCAATGTGTATAATCAAAAAGAAGCGGCTATTGTCTGTAATTTCCTATTACAAAACGGAATCACTGCCAAAAAACTTTTTCCCGGTGAAGGTGATATGCCGGAAGAAGAGGGGAGACCAAAAGCAGGCGTCAATCTTTATGTGTCTAAGGAAAATTTGCCCGAGGCCAGGGAGCTTCTGCAAATAAAAGAACAAAAAGT
This window harbors:
- the larA gene encoding nickel-dependent lactate racemase, producing the protein MSVKTVELPYGPSVINVQIPEKNLLGVYSPVDLPPVADISMEVERALAHPIGSPTLRELVAGKKNVVIVADDNTRLTPTDKIIPILLREMNAAGVKDEQITIVIALGTHRDMTDREILDKFGEEVVRRVKIVNHDYKSAKALVDLGMTDNGTPVSINKLVYEADFKIGVGSIVPHHIPGYAGGAKIVQPGVSGEITTGSTHLLSVRAPRSLLGVEDNQVRRELNKIARTIGMHTIFNTVLDRNGKVIQGFFGDIEEAFKAGVEVSKAVYMVRVPQEADIVLASSHPCDLEFWQAHKTLYAADRAVKEKGIIIVVTPCPEGVAKTHQEMVEYAGLSSVTIKKMFDDGLIEDSVAAALAIAWAQVREREQVYIVSGGVSHEAARKLGFVPFNTVEEALNHALREVGKEAKIAVLTHAPDTLPVIDA
- a CDS encoding TRAP transporter substrate-binding protein, with product MKKFLSFLLIAMLVLTLAGCGQKAPAPAANAPKEEPKAQTIRIAHTLAPESHYHKGLEKFASILEQKSGGKLKAQIFHSAQLGSERDAIEGVSMGTLEATLVSTAPLANFSKKFMVFDLPFIIQDRAVAFAAMDGEMGKGMLASLEAKGIKGLGFWENGFRMLTNSKKAINTPADIAGLKIRLMENPVHVETFKVLGAQPVPMPFGELFTSLQQKTVDGQENPLVIIYTSKFYEVQKHLALTGHFYAPAAFLVSKSFYDKLSPELQKALSEAEQEARKWEREYCINLEKDLVAKLKEKGMEVTTPDKKALQEATKSVYEKFKAEIGEDVINALLKK
- a CDS encoding TRAP transporter small permease: MAKFFDRIEEYLLIILFPIMTIVVFAATVSRYFQLVPMPWSEELARYIMVWMAYIGASLGVKRNAHLGVEVVVNLLPSGLKKIADIIRVAIVVLFSALIVYFSYKIIMHQINIKQTSPALFMPIWIAYLAVPVGCLMMSVRLIQGTFFVTKKAD
- a CDS encoding TRAP transporter large permease, with the protein product MMSLLLFGTLLVLLVLNIPIGVALGLSSITALVFGNMPTPPLVVAQRMFTAVDSFPFMAIPFFMLAGGLMESGGISRRLISFAKACVGTVPGGLGIITIVASAFFGAISGSNPATVAAIGGIMIPAMIKAGYPRDFAAAVAAAGGTLGVIIPPSIPMVTYGVVASVSIGTLFMAGFIPGVIIALCLIGVIYFYALKLDLPKGEPTNLKLFVSSFKEAILALVMPIIILGGIYGGVFTPTEAAAVAVVYSFIVSIFIYKELTIKDLGPVIVKAGVSTSVVLFVIATSASFSWLITSAQIPAKVTAAMMSLSTNAVVITLLINLILLFLGTFLETQAIILLVAPILLPLAVQLGIDPIVLGIIMVVNTSVGMITPPMAVNLFVACGISNLKVEQISRRIVPFLIIEIILVLILSNLPQIVMFLPNLLGK
- the ilvD gene encoding dihydroxy-acid dehydratase, with product MMRRSQRILTRPEWSINRAYYKAMGYSDTDLEKPMIGIANAWSTTVPGHYNLRQVAEAVKEGIRQAGGTPVEFGVIGACDGIAEGHEGMRYILPTRDIIAHSIELMVQAHQYDGIVLLGSCDKIVPGMLMAAARLDLPAIFVNGGPMLGGPVLHGRKADTTSIIEAVGRLKQGEINEEELVRMEDSCAPTCGSCSFLGTANTMCCIAEALGMSLTGSAMVPAVYNDRLKVAQESGRVIVSLVEKNLTARKIITRESIENAVRLNAAIGGSTNAALHLPAIAYEAKIPLDMELFDILSRSTPLIAKMNPAAPLNVIDFYEAGGVPAVMEEIANLLHTGAMTVTGKTIGENIKGSKSTNPAVIKTFREPFSPMGGLAVLYGSLAPNSAVTKPAAINPNMLTFKGSARVFDSEEEANQAILNKAINPGEVIVIRYEGPKGGPGMPEMFKAMKLLYGLGLADKVALVTDGRFSGTNNGCFVGHISPEAAEGGPIALVQDGDLIEIDIPGRKLELLVDPEELEKRKENWRPVPPRVTEGYLYLYSKLAESADKGAIIKHRAE
- a CDS encoding RluA family pseudouridine synthase; translated protein: MDSGLIQFVVESDREEMALGDYLHNVKHISAKALTRLKHHGQVLVNNELFLLKDRIKAGDRISLIYPPQHASEYLQPEYLPFNIIYEDQDVLVVNKEAGLCVHPTKGHPCGTLANGILYHWEAKGERAYVHFVNRLDKDTSGLVLVAKHTYSAQQLFRQQRKGMISRRYLGLVKGVITEKSGTINLPIGRLPGKTTKRIISPEGLPAVTHFQVVEIINGYTLLKLTLETGRTHQIRVHLSHLGYPLVGDELYGGESFLARRQLLHAFCLTFTHPRSGEELKFSVPWPKDMDHIINKLKNNIMK